In one Apteryx mantelli isolate bAptMan1 chromosome 9, bAptMan1.hap1, whole genome shotgun sequence genomic region, the following are encoded:
- the CLDN1 gene encoding claudin-1, translating into MASGGLQLLGFVLAFLGWVGIIISTAMPQWKMASYAGDNIVTAQALYDGLWMSCAMQSTGQIQCKVYDSLLKLESSLQATRALMVSAILLGLVAIFVAVTGMKCMKCMEDDQVKKMRMAVFGGAIFIIAGMAALVATSWYGNRVAQAFYNPSTPVNSRYEFGSALFVGWAAASLAMLGGAFLCCSCPRQETSYPPTRGYPKNAPSTGKDYV; encoded by the exons ATGGCCAGCGggggcctgcagctcctgggcttcgTGCTGGCCTTCCTGGGCTGGGTCGGCATCATCATCAGCACGGCCATGCCCCAGTGGAAGATGGCATCCTACGCGGGGGACAACATCGTCACGGCCCAGGCGCTCTACGATGGGCTCTGGATGTCGTGCGCCATGCAGAGCACGGGGCAGATCCAGTGCAAGGTGTACGACTCGCTGCTCAAGCTGGAGA GCAGTCTGCAGGCCACTCGGGCATTGATGGTGTCTGCAATTCTCCTGGGCCTTGTTGCCATATTTGTTGCTGTGACTGGCATGAAATGCATGAAGTGCATGGAAGATGACCAGGTGAAAAAGATGAGGATGGCTGTCTTTGGTGGAGCGATTTTCATCATTGCAG gaatggcagcacTGGTGGCCACATCGTGGTATGGCAACAGAGTGGCTCAGGCCTTCTATAACCCTTCCACCCCTGTCAACTCCAG ATATGAATTTGGATCAGCCCTCTTCGTTGGCTGGGCAGCTGCTTCTCTGGCCATGCTGGGAGGAGCCTtcctctgctgctcctgccccCGGCAAGAAACCTCTTATCCACCCACCCGAGGCTATCCGAAAAATGCCCCCTCCACAGGGAAGGATTATGTATAA